A DNA window from Leopardus geoffroyi isolate Oge1 chromosome A1, O.geoffroyi_Oge1_pat1.0, whole genome shotgun sequence contains the following coding sequences:
- the ZIC2 gene encoding zinc finger protein ZIC 2 isoform X2: MLLDAGPQFPAIGVGSFARHHHHSAAAAAAAAAEMQDRELSLAAAQNGFVDSAAAHMGAFKLNPGAHELSPGQSSAFTSQGPGAYPGSAAAAAAAAALGPHAAHVGSYSGPPFNSTRDFLFRSRGFGDSAPGGGQHGLFGPGAGGLHHAHSDAQGHLLFPGLPEQHGPHGSQNVLNGQMRLGLPGEVFGRSEQYRQVASPRTDPYSAAQLHNQYGPMNMNMGMNMAAAAAHHHHHHHHPGAFFRYMRQQCIKQELICKWIDPEQLSNPKKSCNKTFSTMHELVTHVSVEHVGGPEQSNHVCFWEECPREGKPFKAKYKLVNHIRVHTGEKPFPCPFPGCGKVFARSENLKIHKRTHTGEKPFQCEFEGCDRRFANSSDRKKHMHVHTSDKPYLCKMCDKSYTHPSSLRKHMKSPLVSPPGFCLAGP; the protein is encoded by the exons ATGCTCCTGGACGCGGGGCCGCAGTTCCCGGCCATCGGGGTGGGTAGCTTCGCGCGCCACCATCACCAttcggccgcggcggcggcggcggctgctgccGAGATGCAGGACCGCGAACTGAGCCTGGCCGCGGCGCAGAACGGCTTCGTGGACTCGGCGGCCGCGCACATGGGCGCCTTCAAGCTCAACCCAGGCGCGCACGAGCTGTCCCCCGGCCAGAGTTCGGCGTTCACGTCGCAGGGCCCCGGCGCCTACCCCGGCTCTGCCgcggctgccgccgccgccgccgcgctcgGGCCCCATGCAGCGCACGTCGGCTCCTACTCTGGGCCGCCTTTCAACTCCACCCGGGACTTCCTGTTCCGCAGCCGCGGCTTCGGGGACTCGGCGCCGGGCGGCGGACAGCATGGGCTGTTTGGGCCAGGAGCCGGCGGCCTGCACCATGCGCACTCGGACGCGCAGGGTCACCTCCTCTTCCCTGGCCTCCCGGAGCAGCACGGGCCGCACGGTTCTCAGAATGTGCTCAACGGGCAGATGCGCCTGGGGCTGCCGGGCGAGGTATTCGGGCGCTCGGAGCAGTACCGCCAGGTGGCCAGCCCGCGGACCGACCCCTACTCAGCGGCGCAGCTCCACAACCAGTACGGCCCCATGAATATGAACATGGGTATGAACATGGCAGCGGCCGCggcccatcaccaccaccaccaccaccaccctggtGCCTTTTTCCGCTACATGCGGCAGCAGTGCATCAAGCAGGAGCTCATCTGCAAGTGGATCGACCCGGAGCAGCTGAGCAACCCCAAGAAGAGCTGCAACAAAACTTTCAGCACCATGCACGAGCTGGTGACCCACGTTTCCGTGGAGCACGTCGGCGGCCCGGAACAGAGCAATCACGTCTGCTTCTGGGAGGAGTGTCCGCGCGAGGGCAAACCCTTCAAGGCCAAATACAAACTGGTCAACCACATCCGCGTGCACACAGGCGAGAaacccttcccctgccccttcccggGCTGTGGCAAGGTCTTCGCGCGCTCCGAGAACCTCAAGATCCACAAAAGGACCCACACAG GGGAGAAGCCGTTCCAGTGTGAGTTCGAGGGCTGCGACAGGCGCTTCGCCAACAGCAGCGACAGGAAGAAGCACATGCACGTCCACACCTCCGATAAGCCCTATCTGTGCAAGATGTGCGACAAGTCCTACACGCACCCCAGCTCGCTGCGGAAACACATGAAG TCCCCTTTGGTCTCCCCTCCCGGCTTTTGTCTTGCAGGTCCATGA
- the ZIC2 gene encoding zinc finger protein ZIC 2 isoform X1 produces MLLDAGPQFPAIGVGSFARHHHHSAAAAAAAAAEMQDRELSLAAAQNGFVDSAAAHMGAFKLNPGAHELSPGQSSAFTSQGPGAYPGSAAAAAAAAALGPHAAHVGSYSGPPFNSTRDFLFRSRGFGDSAPGGGQHGLFGPGAGGLHHAHSDAQGHLLFPGLPEQHGPHGSQNVLNGQMRLGLPGEVFGRSEQYRQVASPRTDPYSAAQLHNQYGPMNMNMGMNMAAAAAHHHHHHHHPGAFFRYMRQQCIKQELICKWIDPEQLSNPKKSCNKTFSTMHELVTHVSVEHVGGPEQSNHVCFWEECPREGKPFKAKYKLVNHIRVHTGEKPFPCPFPGCGKVFARSENLKIHKRTHTGEKPFQCEFEGCDRRFANSSDRKKHMHVHTSDKPYLCKMCDKSYTHPSSLRKHMKVHESSPQGSESSPAASSGYESSTPPGLVSPSAEPQSSSNLSPAAAAAAAAAAAAAAAVSAVHRGGGSGGGGASGGSGGGSGGGGGGGAGGGGGGGSGGGGSGTAGGHSGLSSNFNEWYV; encoded by the exons ATGCTCCTGGACGCGGGGCCGCAGTTCCCGGCCATCGGGGTGGGTAGCTTCGCGCGCCACCATCACCAttcggccgcggcggcggcggcggctgctgccGAGATGCAGGACCGCGAACTGAGCCTGGCCGCGGCGCAGAACGGCTTCGTGGACTCGGCGGCCGCGCACATGGGCGCCTTCAAGCTCAACCCAGGCGCGCACGAGCTGTCCCCCGGCCAGAGTTCGGCGTTCACGTCGCAGGGCCCCGGCGCCTACCCCGGCTCTGCCgcggctgccgccgccgccgccgcgctcgGGCCCCATGCAGCGCACGTCGGCTCCTACTCTGGGCCGCCTTTCAACTCCACCCGGGACTTCCTGTTCCGCAGCCGCGGCTTCGGGGACTCGGCGCCGGGCGGCGGACAGCATGGGCTGTTTGGGCCAGGAGCCGGCGGCCTGCACCATGCGCACTCGGACGCGCAGGGTCACCTCCTCTTCCCTGGCCTCCCGGAGCAGCACGGGCCGCACGGTTCTCAGAATGTGCTCAACGGGCAGATGCGCCTGGGGCTGCCGGGCGAGGTATTCGGGCGCTCGGAGCAGTACCGCCAGGTGGCCAGCCCGCGGACCGACCCCTACTCAGCGGCGCAGCTCCACAACCAGTACGGCCCCATGAATATGAACATGGGTATGAACATGGCAGCGGCCGCggcccatcaccaccaccaccaccaccaccctggtGCCTTTTTCCGCTACATGCGGCAGCAGTGCATCAAGCAGGAGCTCATCTGCAAGTGGATCGACCCGGAGCAGCTGAGCAACCCCAAGAAGAGCTGCAACAAAACTTTCAGCACCATGCACGAGCTGGTGACCCACGTTTCCGTGGAGCACGTCGGCGGCCCGGAACAGAGCAATCACGTCTGCTTCTGGGAGGAGTGTCCGCGCGAGGGCAAACCCTTCAAGGCCAAATACAAACTGGTCAACCACATCCGCGTGCACACAGGCGAGAaacccttcccctgccccttcccggGCTGTGGCAAGGTCTTCGCGCGCTCCGAGAACCTCAAGATCCACAAAAGGACCCACACAG GGGAGAAGCCGTTCCAGTGTGAGTTCGAGGGCTGCGACAGGCGCTTCGCCAACAGCAGCGACAGGAAGAAGCACATGCACGTCCACACCTCCGATAAGCCCTATCTGTGCAAGATGTGCGACAAGTCCTACACGCACCCCAGCTCGCTGCGGAAACACATGAAG GTCCATGAGTCCTCTCCGCAGGGCTCCGAGTCCTCCCCAGCCGCCAGCTCAGGCTACGAGTCGTCCACGCCCCCGGGGCTGGTGTCCCCCAGCGCCGAGCCCCAGAGCAGCTCTAACCTCTCcccggcggcggcagcggcggcggcggcggcggcggcagcggcggcggccgTGTCCGCGGTGCACCGGGGCGGAGGttcgggcggcggcggcgcgagCGGCGGCTCCGGCGGAGgcagcggcggcgggggcggcggcggggcgggcggcgggggcggcggcggcagcggcggcgggggCAGCGGGACAGCCGGGGGCCACAGCGGCCTCTCCTCCAACTTCAATGAATGGTACGTGTGA